One stretch of Patescibacteria group bacterium DNA includes these proteins:
- a CDS encoding GIY-YIG nuclease family protein codes for MNNKSYFVYILASVKNGTLYIGMTNGLEKRTLQHKEGVSDSFTKKYKVDKLVHYEIFEKPINAIGREKQLKAWRREWKIALIEKENPGWVDLSKDFD; via the coding sequence ATGAACAATAAAAGTTATTTCGTTTATATATTAGCAAGTGTTAAAAATGGAACATTATACATTGGAATGACAAATGGATTGGAAAAAAGAACATTACAGCATAAGGAAGGTGTGTCAGATAGTTTTACAAAAAAGTACAAGGTAGACAAATTGGTGCATTATGAAATTTTTGAAAAACCAATTAATGCAATCGGGAGAGAGAAGCAGCTTAAAGCTTGGAGGAGAGAATGGAAAATAGCTTTAATAGAAAAGGAGAACCCAGGGTGGGTTGATTTAAGTAAAGATTTTGATTAG